The region CACGGCCCGGCTGCGCGCCGCCTCGCCGACACCCAACGCATCGAGCGCGTTGAACGCATTCGCGGCCAACTGAATGCCCGCACCGATCTCCTGAATCTCCGGAGCCTGCTCGAGCAGTTGCACGCGAATGCCCTGCCGTGCCAGCGCCAGCGCAGCGGCGAGTCCACCAATACCGCCGCCGATGACGAGCACGCGGCGCCCTTTGTCTGTCTCACTCATGACTGTCTCCGTCCCCTGTAATCAAGCAACATAATCGGGCTGGCGCTGCGGCTCTGCCGCAGCAAATGCCGGGTGTGCCGACGCGTGTTCATACACCGCGAGGCTGCGCGGATAGGCGCTCAGATCGCAGTCCATGCGCAGCGCGTTGGCGATCTGCGGCACGAGGGACACGTCGGCGAGCGTCGGCTGCGCGCCCAAGCACCACGGGCCGTGGTTGCTGCGTTCGAGCAGGCGCTCGACGCCCGCCATCCCCTGAGCGACCCAGTGCCGATACCACGCGGTTTTTTGCTGCGGCGTCACCTGCAGTTCCGTCTCCAGATAGCGCAGCACGCGCAGGTTGTTGACGGGATGGATGTCGCAGGCAATCAGCGTCGAAAGTTCGAGTACACGCGCCCGCACTGCGGGTTCGAGCGGAATCAGACGCGGCTCGGGATACGTCTGATCGAGATAGTCAATGATCGCGAGTGACTGGCCAAGCCTGAAATCGCCATCGATCAGCGCGGGCACCGTCGCGGACGGATTCACGTTCGCCACGTAGTCCGCTGCGCGATGCTCGCCGACTCGGATATTCACGGGCAGCGTGTCGTAAGCCAGACCTTTGAGCGCGAGCGCAATGCGCACGCGGTACGACGTCGAGCTGTTGAAGAAGCTATGGAGTTGCACGGGTAGACCTCCGTCTCAAGGCAGATTACTGATGTTCAGACCACCCGTACCGTCACTTCCCCCAGACGCTCGACGCCGACCTTCATCGTGTCGCCCGTCTTTACCGCGCCAACGCCTTCCGGCGTGCCTGTGAAAATCACATCACCCGGTTCAAGGCGGAAGTACTTCGACAGGTCCGCAACGGTTTCGGCCACCGACCAGATCAGATGCGACACATCGCTCTTCTGCTTCGTTTCGCCATTGACGTTCAGCCACAGCGCGCCGCTTTCAAAGTGACCTACCGCGCTGACGGGATGAATCGGGCCGATCGGCGCGGAACGGTCGAATGCCTTGCCGATTTCCCATGGACGGCCCATCTCGCGCATCTTCATCTGCAGGTCGCGGCGCGTCATGTCAAGACCGACCGCGTAGCCCCAGACATGATCCAGTGCCCGTTCAAGCGGAATATCCGAGCCGCCCTTGCCGATCACCGCGACGAGTTCCGCTTCATAGTGATAGTTCTGTGTCTGCGCCGGATAGGCCAGTTCGAGCGTCTCGCCATACGCGACCGGCACGACGGCATCAGCCGGTTTGCAGAAAAAGAACGGCGGCTCGCGTTCGGGATCGAAGCCCATTTCGCGCGCGTGGGCCGCGTAGTTGCGGCCCACGCAATAGACGCGGCGCACCGCGAATTGAGCGTCGCTACCGGCAACGGGAACGGCAATAGGTGCTTCGGGCGGGAAAACAAAAGTCATAATGATTTCGGCTCAATGGATAAAGGAGATCACGCACGCAGGTGCAGCACGCGCGGAGGGAATAGCAGGTTGGTCAGCTGCGTTCTTCGCGCAGCAGATTCAGCGCGGCGAGCACGGGGCGATCCGAATAACTGAACAGCACGCTTTCCGCCGACGCCGTCAGTTGCACGGGCGCCCACGACGGCGCAACAAATACGTCGTGCGGCTCGAACGTGAATTCGTCATTGCCGATCTTCGCGGTGCCCTCGCCTTCGACGACGCAGTAGACGGTTGCATCGGTGCTGCGGTAAGGGCGGCCCTTGAAACCTGCGGGCAGGTATTGCATGAACGTCGCGATGGTCGGCATCGGCCAGCCGCCCGTCGTCGGATTCACATATCGCAGCTTCACGCCGTCCCACTCGTCGAGTTCGCCGTTGCGATACAGCGCGTCAAGCGCTTCGCGGCTGCGCTCATACGGATAGCTGAAAATCGGCGACGTGGGATCGGACACGCGATGCCGCACGGGCACCATGTTGTGACCGAAGCGCGCAAAGCTGTCGCCCTCGTGGCGCGTCACCGGCTGCATCGCCTCGGGGTAGTTCTCGGCGAAACCGGCGTCCATCTGGGCAACGAGGGGAATATCGAGGCCGTCGAGCCACACGACCGGTTCGCCGCCGTCTGCCACTGACGGGTTGCCGTGGTCGTGCCACGTCCACGACGGTGTGATGATGAAGTCGCCCGGGCGCATGGTCGTGCGCTCACCGTTGACGGCCGTCCACGCACCCATGCCTTCGACGATGAAACGCAGCGCCGACTGCGTATGCCGGTGACTCGGCGCGATTTCGCCGGGCAGGATCAACTGCAGTCCGGCGTACAGGTTCGGCGTCATACTGGACTTGCCGGGCAGGCCGGGGTTTTCGAGCATCAGCACGCGGCGTACGGCTTCTTCGGCGCTGATGACGGAGCCGGCCTGCATCACGAGATCGCGCACCTGCGCATATTTCCAGATGGCAGGTTGGGCTTTTGGTTGCGGCGCCTTCGGCACGAGGTTGTGCAGCGATTCCCACAGCGGTGCCATGCGCTGCCGCGCGATCTGCTCGTAGTAGGCCACGCGCGATGCGTCCGGATTGTTGTGTGTCATTCGCGTCTCCTGTCGGTGTCACCTGGGTCGGGCACGTCGGCTAAGCAAGCGTCGCTCTCATCGGCCCTGTGCACTATTTATATGCGACGAAGCTATATCTCGTAAAATGGCGAAAACATCTAATCCATACGGCTTTGGATATACCTACGCAGCCGTAGTGGAAAATCTGCGCAACAAGTGCATGGGACCGGAGAAAGCGCTAGCGCTAACTCCCGTCGACACAGGAGGATGAGGCGATGGATTGGACTTACCGTCTTCGTCTGAGGCATCTGCAGGTGCTGCTGAGCCTCGCGAGCACAGGTAATCTGAGTCAATCGGCAGCGGCGCTCAATACGACGCAACCGGCGTTGTCGAAATGGCTCAAGGAGCTGGAGGAGGATGTCGGCCTGCCGCTCTTCGAGCGGCACGCGCGCGGCTTGCGGCCCACGTCGTATGGCGAGGCGTTGATCGAACACGCGCGCCGCATCGAAGCCCATCTCGATGTCACGCGCGACGACATGCAGGCCATGCGCGAAGGCGGCAGCGGCCTCGTGAGCATTGGCACATCGGGGGTATCGGCGGCCGATACCGTGCCCCTCGCCGTATCCCGGCTTCTGGAGCGCCTGCCGCGCGCCCAGGTGCGGCTCGTCGAAAGCACGATGAACCAGCTGATGCCGCAACTTGCGCGCGGCGAGCTGGATATCGTCGTTGGGCGGTCAGGCCAGCAGTACGACGATCCGCAGTTGCAGACGGTGACGCTCTATACGGAGCCGATCAACTTCGTCGCAGGACCGCAGCACCCGCTCGTCGGGCACCCGGCGCTCGGCTGGGATGACGTCCTCGCCTATTCGTGGATCGTCTGGCCGCAAGGCACACCTGTGCGAACCGCACTGGAGGCAGCGCTTGCCGCGGAGGGGCGCACACTGCCAGGCCATTGCGTCGAATCCAATTCCTCGATTCTCAACCTGACGTTGCTGAACCACACTGAACTGGTGGGCGTCGCGTCGCATCGCGCCGCCCTTCGATTCGAACAATTGAACGCGCTGCGGATTTTGCCAATTCAACTGGAGGGCTTCGGATCCGTCTCGCTCTACTGGCACGCCGAAAACGTGAATCGCATTGCAGTGTCCATGGCATTGGAGAGTCTTCGCGCATTCGCGGACCCACACATGAAGGAATGGCACACCGCTTAAGGCATCGAATAAGCCCTCAAACCAGACTTCCGGGGCATCGCCTGCTCAATCCACGACCGTATCGTCCTGGGCCTTCTGGTTGAGGTTTGCTTCGATCCGATGCATGACCTTCCAGAAAACACCCATATCTCGCTGGGTGATTCCGTCGAGTGAAGCAGAAATCATCTCCGTCAGCTCAGGCAGCAGCTCATCCACCAGACGCCGGCCTTCATCCTTCAGACTGACGAAATACTTTCGTCTGTCGTTTGGGTCGCGGGTTCTTTGCACAAGGCCGCGCTTTTCAAGGTTGTCCAGGGCGGGCACCGCCGTAGTCGACGCAATACCCACGCGTTTGCTCAGTTCAAGCTGGTTCAGCTCGCCCCGCTCCGCCAATACCCGTAAGTAGTACCAGTACGAAATGGCGATGTTCTCCCGGTCGAGAATCTTCTGTGCCTGGGCGTCGTAGAGCCTGTGCACCGTTCTGGCCATCCACGGAACGGTTCGCCCCCTATCATCAAATGCGTCAGATGCTTCTTTTGCCGCCGCGAGCACTGGCACGGCAGCTCGCCTGGTTGTTTTGACCGTAGCGGAGTTCGACTTGGGCATTCGCTCATTCCTCGACGTTTAGGTTTTCAATCGCACCAGGGTATTCCCCAGGGTCCTTGACTTTGTTAATCCCGAGACACATGATTCGATATAAATCGATCTTATGCGGAATCATCTTTTTGAAAATCATCCGTGACAAGAGAGATCATACAACACACGGCCGAATTTGCGACCGCTTCCCGGTCCCGGGCTGAAAATAGCCCAGTTCAGCCGCCGCGCCACGCGCAGGTTTATTTCAGCTCAGGTTCAAGACGCACATGCAAAGACACATTCTCGTCCTCATACTCTGGCTGATGCCGTTCGCTCTACGTATGGCGGCGCGGAAGTTTCCGTCCGTACGGGAACATCTCGGTTCCGGACACTGGGTCATCCAGCTTCGGCTAAGGGACAACAGTCTGGCGCGACAACTCCATTTCAGAAATGGCACTGTGTCCGCGCGCTGGGGTGTCAACACCAAGCCCGACGCCGAACTGGTCTTCATGGATGTGGCAACGGCACGCCAGATGCTTGCGCCCACGACCGATCACGCGTTCCTGATCGACGCGCTCAAGAACTTCAAGATCACGCAGGGTGGCAGCGATGAGGCGCTAGTCTGGTTCGGCCAGTTGGTGAACACGATGAAAACGGGGTCCTGGCGCACGGGCACCCGGATGAAGGATGGGACCACCCGTTATGTCACGCTCACCAATGGCGGGCCGGTGTTTGTCTTCGTCAAGGACGGCAAGATCATCCGGACAACGCCTATTGATCTGGCGGCAGAGGACGGACCCAGTTGGACCATCACCGCACGGGGCCGCCAGTTTTCACCGGCACGACGTGCAACCGTCAGCCCGCACGCGCTCTCACTCAAATCCCTTGTTTATTCAGACAAACGGATTCTTTATCCGATGAAGCGGGTCGATTTCGACCCGAAGGGCGAGCGCAATCCTCAGACCCGGGGGACTTCAGGCTACGAGCGCATCAGTTGGGACGAAGCGCTCGACATTGTCGTAGGCGAAATCCGCCGTATGAAGCAGGAGCACGGTCCCGGTGCGATCGCGATGGCCACGGGTGCTCACCACCAGTGGGGAAACGTCAACTACTACCTGAGCGCCATGCAACGCTTCGGTAACCTGATTGGCTATACCCGCATCGAAATGAGCCCGATTAGCTGGGAAGGCTGGTACTGGGGCGCCATGCATCACTACGGCAACAGTCTGCGTCTGGGTACGCCGAGCTTTTACGGCACGACGGAGGACTGTCTTGAACACGCGGAGGTGATCGTCTTCTGGTCGAGCGATCCCGAGTCGACCAATGGCGTGTACGCCGGATTCGAGGGCACTGAGCGCCGCTTATGGGCCAAGCAACTTGGGATACAGTTCGTTCATATCGACCCCTACCTGACGCAATCCGCCCAGTTCCTCGGTGGAAAATGGCTGCCGATCAAGCCCGGCACCGATTCGGCGCTCGCGATCGCGATCATGCATGAATGGATGATCAGCGGTAGCTACGATGAGGAATACGTAGCATCGAAAACAACGGGCTTCGACGAATGGCGTGCCTATGTTCTCGGTGAAGAAGACGGCACGCCGAAGACGCCGGAGTGGCAAGAAGCAGAAACCGGCATTCCCGCGAAAGACGTACGCAGCCTCGCGCAGTTGTGGGCGTCAAAGAAGACGTACCTCGCTGCAGGAGGTCTCGGCGCAGGCTTTGGCGGCGCATGCCGCACCGAGACGGGGGCCCAATGGACGCGAAGCCTCGTCATGATGATGGCCATGCGAGGATGGGGGAAGCCCGGGATCAACTTTGGCAACCTTCAGATCGGCGCTCCCCAGGACCTGAACTTTTACTTTCCCGGCTATGCCGAGGGGGGAATCTCCGGCGACCTGACCTACACGGCAAGCGCGGCCAACAACTATTGCCGCATGCCGCACATCATCACGATCAATCCGGTGAAGCAGTCTATTCCTCGCCAACGCCTTGCGGAGGCAATCACGCAGGGAAGCGCGGAAGGCTACTTCTGGGACGGCTTCTCGGCTGAAGGGCAATTTGGTCAATACTCGTATCCCAAGCTCGGCCATTCGCGCGTTCACATGCTCTACCGCTACGGCTCGTCTTCATTCGGCACCGTCCCGGGCTCGAACAGACTTGTCGACGCGTATCGTCATCCGTCCCTTGAGTTCGTCGTCAATCAATCGGTGTGGATGGAGAACGAAGCGCAGTTTGCAGACATCATCCTGCCCGCGTGTACCGCCCTCGAGCGTGACGATATATCCGAATGGGCAAACTGTGGCGGTTACATCCAGCACGCACAGAGCCAGCTCAATCACCGCATGATGATCATGCAGCACAAATGTATCGAGCCGCTCGGCGAATCAAAATCGGACTACCAGATTTTCCTGGAGATCCTGACAAGACTCGGCTACGGCGGCATGTACTCGGAAGGCGGTGGATCGGAACTGACCTGGTGCGAGCGGATCTTCAACTCCACGGACCTGCCGAAGCAGACCACCTGGAAGAAATTCCTGCAGAAAGGCTATCACGTCGTGCCGCCTCCCAAGGACGATGACAAGCAGCCGGTGGATATGCGCTGGTTCGCAGAGGGCCGCACCAAAGACTTGCCGGAAGCGAATCCCCTCCCCGGCGTGTATTCGACTGGATTTAGCCAGGGACTGCCCACGCAATCGGGCAAGTTCGAGTTTGTGCCGTCCAGCCTGCGCCGTATCGAGCAGATCGATCCCGCGCGACCGGCGGTCAACCGGTATATCAACAGTCAGAGCGGTGTGAAGCAAAGGTTCCCGCTCCAACTCGTAACCAATCACCCGGTCTACAGCTTCCATACTCAGGCTGATGGAAAGAATAGCCACATCAGCACGATCAATGAGCACCGGATGAACGTTGGAGGCTATCGATACTGGGTCCTGCGAATGAGCCCCACGGATGCGTCGGCGCGCGGCCTCGGGTCGGGCGATCTGGTCCGGGTCTACAACACCCAGGCATCGGTCATCTGCGCAATCGACGTTTCGCAGCTCGTCAAGGATGGCGTTGCACGCGGAAACGAATCATGCGGCGAACTCGATCTGATCCAGACCTCAGTAGGCATGGTGGATCGCGGAGGTTGTCTCAACCTCCTGACTCCCGGGAGAAAGATGAGCGAGACCGCAGACGGGATTGTTCCCAACAGTTGCTGGGTGGAGGTAGAGAAATGGGACACCACAATGGAAAAGGCAGCATGACTAAATGGGCACTGGTCGTGGACGTTTCGCTCTGCATCAATTGCAGAAACTGCGTGATATCGACAAAAGACGAATACAGCGGTAACGCCTTCCCGGGCTATTCGGCACCGCACCCGCCGGAGGGCCTCGAAACGATTCGTGTCGAACGCCACGTCCGCGGAGAGGGATCGTTGGTGGACGTGACTTACATTCCGAAGATGTGCAATCACTGCGACAACGCTCCATGCATCAAGGCAGCGGGCGACGGGGCAATCTATAAGCGCCCGGACGGCGTCGTGGTCATTGACCCGGAGAAGTCACACGGTCGACGGGATCTGGTGGCGGCGTGCCCCTACGGCATGATTGAATGGAATGAACAGGAACAGGTGCCGCAGAACTGGAATTTTGATGCGCACCTGCTCGACGCCGGATGGAAAGAACCGCGTTGCGCGCAAGCCTGCCCGACCAGGGCACTACGTGCGCTGAACATGCCAGACACAGAACTCGAAGAAATGGTGAAGAAGGAACACCTGACGGTCATTAACCCGGAGTTCGGCACACAGCCTCGAGTCTTCTACCGCAATCTGGATGACGCACTAAGCCATCTGGTCGCAGGCAACGTCTGCGAAGCCACTGGCGACGGTCGCCTGCGAAACGTGGAGGGTGTTGAAATCGTGTTGCGCGACTCCGCCGGCGGGGATGAACGCACGACAACGACTGATCATTTCGGGGATTTCCGGTTCTCCGGACTGACTGAGCAGACTTCGACAATCGAACTGCGGGTCCGCAAGAACGGAAATGAAAGAATCATCGCAACAAGAGAGCGCATAGGGAGCGTCAACCTCGGCACACTGCTGTGTTGACGCCTTTTTCCACAGCCTGACACTCGCAGGAGACACACGCATGGAGTTGAACGACAAGGTGGCGGTTATCACTGGCGGAGACAGTGGGATCGGATTGGCTTCGGCACGGCTGTTCCTCGAAGCGGGCGCTGACGTCGTCATCATGAGCAACAATCCGGAAACGCGTGGAGTCGCTCGCAGTCAGCTTGGCGCGAAGGTCGTGACGATCGAGGCCGATGTCACGGATACCAGGGCTCTCGGCATCGCCTTCGCAGAAGTGGGGCGCCAGTTTGGTCATATCGACGTCCTGTTTGCCAGTGCCGGTGTTGTCCCTCCCACTCCGTTGGAGCGCACGTCCAGCGAGCTCTTTGAACGCATACTCAGGATCAATGTTGCTGGGAGCTTCTATACGGTACAGGCCGCGCTGCCATACCTGCGTTCTGGAGCATCGGTTATTCTCATCGGCTCTGTGGTCGCAACAATGGGAATCGCAGGATTCGGGGCTTACGCTGCGAGCAAAGCTGGACTATCGGGGATGGCACGCGCGCTGGCGTCAGAGCTCCCGCCTAAAGGCATTCGTGTGAACACACTGGTTCCCGGTCCAACTCGAACTCCCATCTGGGGCACCATCGCTCATACGGAGAGGGATTTGGAGGAACTCGAGAAAAGTCTGGTCAGAAGTATTTCGATTGGCCGTCTCAGCGATGCCGACGAGGTCGCCCAAGCCGCGCTTTTCCTCGCTTCGGACCACTCAAGTAGCATGCAGGCGGCGGAAATCGTCATAGATGGCGGCGCCTCTCGTGCCCCACAGGGCGCACCCGCGTATCGCGTGTGATTGTGCGCACCGGCGCGTCGAAATCGGCGCGCCGGTGCCGCCGCGATCAAATCGCCATCCACCGTCATCCTCGCTTCAGGATCCCTAAGTAGCGGGCATTTATCGCGACCTGTCCGCCCCCCTTCAAATTGCGAAGCTTTCGAGGCTGGCCGGATGGAAAAGCTCACGCGGCTCAAGGCGGCGGCTTGACAACCCTTCTGCGAAATGACGGGCGAGAAAACGGTCAATGGCATGCTCGTTAGCAGAAAAGCCGTATGACCAGAAGTCCGTACCCATCAGTTTGCGAGCCGCACGCAGCTGGTCCTCGACGAACGGCAGCGTAACCTTGGTGGCCGCCGTATCGCTAAGCCTTGTCAACGCGAGGGCTTTCGACTTCTCGAATGCCTTCAACAGTGCGCCTGGAAGCCAGGGGTGACTCTCCGC is a window of Paraburkholderia phytofirmans OLGA172 DNA encoding:
- the maiA gene encoding maleylacetoacetate isomerase: MQLHSFFNSSTSYRVRIALALKGLAYDTLPVNIRVGEHRAADYVANVNPSATVPALIDGDFRLGQSLAIIDYLDQTYPEPRLIPLEPAVRARVLELSTLIACDIHPVNNLRVLRYLETELQVTPQQKTAWYRHWVAQGMAGVERLLERSNHGPWCLGAQPTLADVSLVPQIANALRMDCDLSAYPRSLAVYEHASAHPAFAAAEPQRQPDYVA
- a CDS encoding MarR family winged helix-turn-helix transcriptional regulator → MPKSNSATVKTTRRAAVPVLAAAKEASDAFDDRGRTVPWMARTVHRLYDAQAQKILDRENIAISYWYYLRVLAERGELNQLELSKRVGIASTTAVPALDNLEKRGLVQRTRDPNDRRKYFVSLKDEGRRLVDELLPELTEMISASLDGITQRDMGVFWKVMHRIEANLNQKAQDDTVVD
- a CDS encoding fumarylacetoacetate hydrolase family protein, coding for MTFVFPPEAPIAVPVAGSDAQFAVRRVYCVGRNYAAHAREMGFDPEREPPFFFCKPADAVVPVAYGETLELAYPAQTQNYHYEAELVAVIGKGGSDIPLERALDHVWGYAVGLDMTRRDLQMKMREMGRPWEIGKAFDRSAPIGPIHPVSAVGHFESGALWLNVNGETKQKSDVSHLIWSVAETVADLSKYFRLEPGDVIFTGTPEGVGAVKTGDTMKVGVERLGEVTVRVV
- a CDS encoding molybdopterin-dependent oxidoreductase, with amino-acid sequence MQRHILVLILWLMPFALRMAARKFPSVREHLGSGHWVIQLRLRDNSLARQLHFRNGTVSARWGVNTKPDAELVFMDVATARQMLAPTTDHAFLIDALKNFKITQGGSDEALVWFGQLVNTMKTGSWRTGTRMKDGTTRYVTLTNGGPVFVFVKDGKIIRTTPIDLAAEDGPSWTITARGRQFSPARRATVSPHALSLKSLVYSDKRILYPMKRVDFDPKGERNPQTRGTSGYERISWDEALDIVVGEIRRMKQEHGPGAIAMATGAHHQWGNVNYYLSAMQRFGNLIGYTRIEMSPISWEGWYWGAMHHYGNSLRLGTPSFYGTTEDCLEHAEVIVFWSSDPESTNGVYAGFEGTERRLWAKQLGIQFVHIDPYLTQSAQFLGGKWLPIKPGTDSALAIAIMHEWMISGSYDEEYVASKTTGFDEWRAYVLGEEDGTPKTPEWQEAETGIPAKDVRSLAQLWASKKTYLAAGGLGAGFGGACRTETGAQWTRSLVMMMAMRGWGKPGINFGNLQIGAPQDLNFYFPGYAEGGISGDLTYTASAANNYCRMPHIITINPVKQSIPRQRLAEAITQGSAEGYFWDGFSAEGQFGQYSYPKLGHSRVHMLYRYGSSSFGTVPGSNRLVDAYRHPSLEFVVNQSVWMENEAQFADIILPACTALERDDISEWANCGGYIQHAQSQLNHRMMIMQHKCIEPLGESKSDYQIFLEILTRLGYGGMYSEGGGSELTWCERIFNSTDLPKQTTWKKFLQKGYHVVPPPKDDDKQPVDMRWFAEGRTKDLPEANPLPGVYSTGFSQGLPTQSGKFEFVPSSLRRIEQIDPARPAVNRYINSQSGVKQRFPLQLVTNHPVYSFHTQADGKNSHISTINEHRMNVGGYRYWVLRMSPTDASARGLGSGDLVRVYNTQASVICAIDVSQLVKDGVARGNESCGELDLIQTSVGMVDRGGCLNLLTPGRKMSETADGIVPNSCWVEVEKWDTTMEKAA
- a CDS encoding LysR substrate-binding domain-containing protein, which gives rise to MDWTYRLRLRHLQVLLSLASTGNLSQSAAALNTTQPALSKWLKELEEDVGLPLFERHARGLRPTSYGEALIEHARRIEAHLDVTRDDMQAMREGGSGLVSIGTSGVSAADTVPLAVSRLLERLPRAQVRLVESTMNQLMPQLARGELDIVVGRSGQQYDDPQLQTVTLYTEPINFVAGPQHPLVGHPALGWDDVLAYSWIVWPQGTPVRTALEAALAAEGRTLPGHCVESNSSILNLTLLNHTELVGVASHRAALRFEQLNALRILPIQLEGFGSVSLYWHAENVNRIAVSMALESLRAFADPHMKEWHTA
- a CDS encoding 4Fe-4S dicluster domain-containing protein, with product MGHHNGKGSMTKWALVVDVSLCINCRNCVISTKDEYSGNAFPGYSAPHPPEGLETIRVERHVRGEGSLVDVTYIPKMCNHCDNAPCIKAAGDGAIYKRPDGVVVIDPEKSHGRRDLVAACPYGMIEWNEQEQVPQNWNFDAHLLDAGWKEPRCAQACPTRALRALNMPDTELEEMVKKEHLTVINPEFGTQPRVFYRNLDDALSHLVAGNVCEATGDGRLRNVEGVEIVLRDSAGGDERTTTTDHFGDFRFSGLTEQTSTIELRVRKNGNERIIATRERIGSVNLGTLLC
- a CDS encoding SDR family NAD(P)-dependent oxidoreductase, giving the protein MELNDKVAVITGGDSGIGLASARLFLEAGADVVIMSNNPETRGVARSQLGAKVVTIEADVTDTRALGIAFAEVGRQFGHIDVLFASAGVVPPTPLERTSSELFERILRINVAGSFYTVQAALPYLRSGASVILIGSVVATMGIAGFGAYAASKAGLSGMARALASELPPKGIRVNTLVPGPTRTPIWGTIAHTERDLEELEKSLVRSISIGRLSDADEVAQAALFLASDHSSSMQAAEIVIDGGASRAPQGAPAYRV
- the gtdA gene encoding gentisate 1,2-dioxygenase, producing the protein MTHNNPDASRVAYYEQIARQRMAPLWESLHNLVPKAPQPKAQPAIWKYAQVRDLVMQAGSVISAEEAVRRVLMLENPGLPGKSSMTPNLYAGLQLILPGEIAPSHRHTQSALRFIVEGMGAWTAVNGERTTMRPGDFIITPSWTWHDHGNPSVADGGEPVVWLDGLDIPLVAQMDAGFAENYPEAMQPVTRHEGDSFARFGHNMVPVRHRVSDPTSPIFSYPYERSREALDALYRNGELDEWDGVKLRYVNPTTGGWPMPTIATFMQYLPAGFKGRPYRSTDATVYCVVEGEGTAKIGNDEFTFEPHDVFVAPSWAPVQLTASAESVLFSYSDRPVLAALNLLREERS